A region of the Myxococcus stipitatus DSM 14675 genome:
TGTCGAAGCCATGGAAGTATCCTTGTGTTGTTTCAAGATAGGGACTCCCCGACCGGTGAAAAGGGTGAGGACCCTACCCGCGGGAGAGACGCCAAAACTTCAAGAAGGGGCGCCAGAAAGCAACTGGCGTCCGGCAGTCAACCGCGCCACCGGGCGGATTCTCCTAATTCTACTTATCAGCGGCCAGTCATCTAGTAGTTGACGGCGCGGTGCGGCAGGGACTCACCTGGGAGCCTGAGCAGTCACAGTTTGGGTGTTCTCCGGGGTTCCATGACCATCGCCATCGTCCTGGGCATCGTCGTCGTCGCGCTGGTGCTGTTCTCCATTGACACCATTCCCATCGAGGTCAGCGCACTGGCAGTGGTGTGTCTGCTCGCACTGACGGGAGTGCTGAGTCCCGCGCAGGCGTTCGAGGGGTTCAGCAACGACACCGTCATCTTCATCTTCACGCTGCTGGCGATGACCCAGGGGCTTGCCTCCACGGGTGTGGTGCAGCTCGTCGGGCAGCGGCTGGCCTTCTTCGCGCGCTTCGGCCACCAGACCTTCGTGCTGGCGATGATGGTGACGGTGGCGACGTTCTCCTCGGTCATCTCCAACACGGTGACGACGGCGGCCTTCCTGCCGGTGGCCATTGGCGCGGCCCACCGGGCCAAGGTGCCCAAGAGCAAGGTGCTGCTGCCCCTGGCCTACGCGTCGATGCTGGGCGGCATGGTGTTCCTCTACGGCACGTCCACCAACCTGGTCATGTCGGCGGCGCTGGAGCGCTCGGGGCTCCGGGCCATTGGCGTGGCGGAGCTGGCGCCGGTGGGGCTGCCCGTGGCCGTCATCGGCATCCTGGTGGTGGTGCTGCTGGGGCCGCTGCTGCTGCCCTCGCGCGAGGGGAAGGGTGGGGCGGAGGAGTGGACGCTGCGCGACTACCTCACGGAGGCGGTGCTGCCGGAGGGCTCGCGCTACATCGGCAAGCCGCTGGCGGAAATCACCGAGGGCCTGGGCCTGCGGGTGATTGGCCTGGTGCGAGGCGGGCGCGCGGTGTCGGCGGTGCCCACGCAGCTGCTCCACGGCGACGAGCGCCTCTTCGTGGAGGGCACCCGCGAGGACATCCTCCGGCTGAAGGACCTGCGCGGCATCGAAATCCGCCCGGACCTGCGGCTGGCGGACGAGGCGCAGGAGGACAAGGACACGGCGCTCGTGGAGGCCACGCTGCCGCCGGGCAGTCCGCTGGTGGGGCGCAGCTTGAGGGAGGCGCTCTTCGTGGAGCGCTACGGCCTGGTGGTGCTGGCGCTGCACCGCCACCCCAGCCTCCAGCGCGTCACCAAGCTCCAGCTGCTGGGCCGCATCTTCGGCGAGCGGCGCATGTCCGACCTGGCCCTGGCGGTGGGGGACGTGCTGCTGTTGCGAGGGCCTCGCGAGAAGGTGTCGGAGCTGTCCGACGGCTTGAGCCTCATGGTGCTGGGGGGCCACGACTACCAGCCGCCACGCTACGGCAAGGCGCTGCTCGCGGTGGTGCTCTTCCTGGGCGCGCTGGGGGCGGGCTCGCTGTCCATGGTGCCGCTGTCGGTGGCGGGGCTCACGGGCATGCTGGCGATGATTGCGACGGGCTGCGTGGACGCGCGCAGCGCCTTCCGCGTGGACTGGCGCGTGGTGCTGCTCATCGGGTCGATGATGGCGCTGGGCCTGGCCATGGAGGTGAGCGGCGCGGGCCGGTTCCTGGGCCAGTGGGTGGCGGGCCTGGGGGACTTCGGCGGCCCGCGCATGGTGCTGGTGGTGCTGATGCTGCTGACGATGCTCCTGTCGGCGCCCATGTCCAACCAGGCCGCGGCGCTGGTGGTGCTGCCGGTGGCGCTCAACGCGGCCGCGCAGCTGGGCGTGGACGCGCGCCCGTTCGCCATGGGCGTGACGCTGGCCGCCAGCTGCTCGTTCATCACCCCGCTGGAGCCCAGCTGCGTGCTCGTCTACGGCCCGGGGCACTACCGCTTCACGGACTTCTTCCGCCTGGGGACCCCGCTCACCGCGCTGCTCGTGGTGGTGCTGACGTGGATGGTGCCCTGGGTGTGGCCCTTCGACGCGAAGGGCCCGGCCGCGAGGGCCTCAGTGGATGGCGGCGCGAAGGCCGACCTCTTCCAGCACCCGCGCTTCGTGCTCCAGCATCCACTCCAGCCGCTCGCGCACGCCGGTGTCATCGCCCCCGGCCGCAGTGACGGCGAGGCGGAAGAAGAGGGACTGGTGGCCGTCCTCGGACTGGGCCAGCTCGCCGTAGAAGCGGGCGAGGGCCGGGTCCGTGAGCCCCTCGGCGAGCAGTGACAGCCGCTCACACGAGCGCGCCTCGATGACGGCCGCGACGAGCAGCCGGTCCATGCGCCGCTCCTGCGCGGGCGTGCGCACCAGCTTCTGGAGGCCCTGCGCGTACGGGTCGCCGGAGTCCTTCGTCAGCGTCAGGCCGCGCGCGTCCATCAGCTCCAGCACCCGGGCCAGGTGCGCGCTCTCCTCGCGGGCCAGGCGGGCCATCTGCGCGGGCAGGCCGGGCAGGTCCGGGTAGGCCTGGAGCAGCGACAGCGCGTTGGCGGCGGCCTTCTTCTCGCAGTGAGCGTGGTCCACCAGCACCGCGTCGAAGTGCTCGAGCGCCAACGGGAGCCAGCGCGGGTCCGTGGCGGAGTGGAGGATGACGGGGCCCTCTCCGGAGAGGGGACGGCGGGACGGCGTGGGACGGCTGCTCATGGAGGGCGCGGACTGTACGGCATCGCCCCGGGGCCCGCGAGCTACTCCACCAGCACCATCCGCCACGTACGGCCCGCCAGGTAACCGACCTTGCGGGCGATGCGCGCGGTGCTCTCGTCCCGCTCGTCGATTCGCATCGTCAGCCGGGGCAGCGAGGACAGCAGGTGCCGGGAGATCTGCCCCAGGCACAGCGTGGCGTGGCCCTTCCCGCGCTCGGAGGGCAGCGTGTAGAGGCCCTCCAGCTCCGCGCCGTACTGGGAGCGGCTGCCGATGTCGAGCTTGAGCACCAGCGCGTTGTTCTCCTCCAGCACGTACGTGCGGCGCTGGCGCACGCGCTGGATGACACGCGCCTCGTAGCCGAGCGGGTCCTCCGACAGCGGGTCTCGCTCCAGCGCCTCGCGCACATAGCCCTGCGCCAGGGGCACCAGCTTGGGCAGGTCCTCCTCGCGCGCCAGCCTCAGGAGCGGGTTGGTGAAGGGGCCCAGGTCATCCGCGGACACGGCGAACAGCCGCTGCGTGCGCGACAGTCGGGGCTTGCCGGGGGACAGGCTGCGCAGGAGCGCGTCCACCGAGGACTTGTCGCCCACCGTGGCCCGCAGGCGCAGCGTCGACGCGAGCGCGTCCGCGATGACGCTGGTGGCGCTGGCGTCGCTGGCGCTGGGCACGACGAGGCCGCCGTCTCCGCCCACGAACACCGCGGCGGTGAGCTGCTGGTCGTCGAAGCGGCCGTAGAAGGCGAAAGGCACCCGGCCTCGCGCGGCGATGCCGAACTCCTCCAGCAACCCCAGCAGGTAGAGGTTGTGGACCGGGTCCTTGGAAAGCAGTGCCCGCAGGGCATCCGCGTCCTGAGGGCCAAGCTGTTCAACGGAGACGGGCATTGAGTGCGTAGGGGGCCTCGGGACCTTACGCAAAACCAGGGCTCACCGGCCAGTCTCCCCCGGTTCACCGAACACGAAGGGATAGACCACCTGGGCCCGGCCCCCCCGTGACGGCGTGGGGAAGTCGATATCCAAGAGGGAATCCACGACACAGGCCTGGACCATCGGGTCCGGGATGGTGCTCACCAGCACCTCGCCCCGGTTCATCTGGCCCCTGCCGCCGCCCCGTGACTCCACGTTGAAGCGCAGCTTCACGGATTGTAGCCCCCGGTTGCGCTGTGCCGCGTCCTCGAAACATTGCTGCACGAGCGGAGTGACGGCCTGGATGGCGGCGCGGACGTCCTCCGGGCGGAAGTCGCCCTCATAGGCCTCGATGAGGGGCTCGACGGACGGGACGATGCGGCGGGCTTCGGGTCTGTCGGGGTCCGGCGGGACGGGGACGGCGGACAGGGGCGAGGGGAAGGCGGGGGGCGGCACCACGGGGGCGCTGGGGCGGTCCGGCGGGGAGGGGGCCTCGTGCGGGGGCTCGGCCTCGACGAGCGGCTCGCTCGTCCGGGTGAACCACCAGGACACGGCCGCGATGAGCAGCAGCAGGCCCAGGCAGAACAGGGGAATGGCGACCCAGCGGATGAGAGGACGTCGTGGCATGTGCGCTCGAGAGAGGCGGTAAGGGCCTTCTGGGGAGGATATGCCGTGGTCCCGCGCCGCCGTGCATCCGCGACCTCGGGAATGCGCCCCGCGAGGAGGCGCACACCCGGGGCCCGGCCTGGACCGGGCCCGCGGGGACCTCACCGCGCGCTTCAGTCGCAGGAGCGCTGGGAGGGCTTGCCGCCGGTGCACTGGCCTTCGGGGGCGAAGAGGGACTCGGCCTCCTGGACGACCTCGTCCACGGACCGGGCGCACTCCTCCTGCGCGAGCGTGCCGTGGATCTCGAACAGCCGCAGCACCTCCGAGCAGCGCTGCTGGAGCGTCTTCACGCCGTCCTTGAAGAGCGGGCGCATCACCTTGGGGGAGAAGGAGTAGCCGCTGGCCGTCGCGAGCGCGGACTCCGGGCGGAACATCCACGCGGCGCGCCAGCTCGACGCCACCTGCGCGAAGTGCGCGGGGCCCATCCACATGCTGGTGGCGGCGCGCAGCGACTTGGGCTCCACGGGCACGAAGCCCTGGCCCGTGCGCTGGCAGTAGGCGGGCACGGCGCTCGCGTCCTCCACCTGGGCCAGGCGCAGCGTGCAGACGTTGTACTCGGCGAAGCGGCGGCCGACGGCGGCGAGCTCCGCCTGCTGCACCTCGCCGACGAAGGGCTGGGCGACGAACAGGTCGATGGTGCGCATCAGCGTGCTGACGGCGTTCTCCGGGGGCGGCGAGGGCTCCGTCTGCAGTCCCCGCGTGGAGAGGATGAGCACGCGCTCGGCGCCGCGCTGGACGGCTTGCAGCAGCGGCAGGCCGGAGCGCACGCCGCCATCCAGGAAGGTGCCCTCGAGCTTCCCCTCGCGCGACGGCACCCAGGGCACGGGCTCCGCGAGCACGGGCTCGACGATGGAGGCCAGCACCGCGTTGATGAGGCCGTCCACCTTCTGCGCGTCGGTCGCGGTGGGCGGGAAGGTGGCGGGGTCCTGGTCGCTGATGCCGTGGACGTCGCCGGTGTTGAAGTCCACGGAGACGGCCACCAGTTCCGTGCCGTTGGTGAGCTGCGCGGGGACGACGGCGGCGCGCAGCTTGTCCTGGATGCCGTCGAAGCGGACCAGGCCCTTCAGGTCCGAGGCAATCCTCCACACCCACGTCGAGTTGACGCAGTAGAGGTCCGACTCCACCGAGCAGGTGTAGTTGTCGATGAGCACGTCGCGCGCCTTCTGCTCCTGGCCGGGCGTGTGGAACAGGTCCACGAGCGTGCTGATGAGCGCGCCGGTGCTGGTGCCCGCCGCCAGGTCGATGCGCGCGTCACCGCAGCCCTCTGGCGCGGCCTTGCCTCGGCACGACTCCAGGATGCCCAAGAGCCGCCACATGGCGCCGGCGCTGAAGGCCCCATTGGCGCCGCCGCCGCTGAGCACCACCGCGTTGGACGGGCGCCCCAGCTTGCGGCTCCAGCGGCGGGCGCTGATGTACTGCGCGGTGGACTCGGCGCCCTCGCGCAGGCCCTGCGTGACGTGATGGGGATTGAGCGGGTCCGACAGCGAGTCCCCCAGCGCCACGAGCGACGAGGCGATGCCCAGCGCGTTGGCCAGGAAGCGCTGCGCGTCGACCTCCGCGGCGGTGGGGGCGCTCGCGTCGACGGTGCTCGGCGCGGCGGGCAGTCCCCACGTCCCGCCGCCCAGGGTCTTCTTCAGGAAGCTGTCGTAACAGGTCGCGTTGCTGCCTCCGGCGTTCGCGCGGAGACACTCCAGTTGCTCGACGACGGGCTGGGGCGCGCTGCCCATCGCGGACATCCACCGCGCCACCGCGGCGGGGTCGGCGTAGGCGTCCATGAGGTGTGAGCGCGTCAGCCGCGCCACGCGCTCGCGCACGGAGATGGGCAGCGGCGGAGTCTTGGGCTCGGAGGGCGCGTTGAGGGCCTCCAGCACATAGCCGGTGCGCAGGAAGCAGCCGCTAGACAGCGCGGCCATCGCCGCGAGGCACAGCAGGTAGGTACGGCTTGGATTCACGAAGTCCCCCGCGAATGGAGTGCATGGCGGAGACCCAGGAACAGGCGGTGGAGGAGGGTCCCCTTCGTCACGACTGGAGGCCGTGACGTTAGCGCATGCGCCCCACGGGGATGAGCCCGGAATCAGCGGGCCCACCCCGGTGACGAGGTGGGCCCGTTCGTTCGGAGTGCCGCCTGACTCAGGGATAGACTTCGCGTCGCGTCGTCGTGGTCCGGTTGCCGGTGATGGCGCCCTCGGCGAAGACGCGCTGGCGCTTGCTCACCCCCAGCGTGGAGCCGAGCACCGACGCGACCAGGCCCAGCAGCAGCCCACCGAAGATGCCCCAGAAGGCGCGGCCCGACTTGTTGGCCGCCACGAGCGCGCCCTGCTGGACCTGCTCCCCCATCTGCCCGACGCGGGTCTTGGCGGAGTCGATCTGCACTTGGACGCGGTCGGCGACGTCCTCCGCGTCCTGGCGGGACAGCCGCGTGTTGTCGGCGATGGACGTCACCAGCATCTCGCGGTTCAGGTTCCCCGTGCGCACGGCGGTGGTGGCGATGTCCCGGGTGGCCGCCTCCAACTGGTTGGCGGTGATGGCGGGCTTGCCCTCCTCGCGCAGCCGCTGGTTCACCGGGCCCAGCGCGTCGTTGGCGTCGATGCCGAAGGCCTGCGCGGCCTCACCGCCTTGAGACGCCGCGCCCGCGACGGCCGCGCCCGTGGCGCCCACCAGCCCCGTCGTCGCGCGCAGCGCGGTGCCGACGACGGTGGAGATGAGCATGCCCACGAGCAGGACGCCGAGCAGCGTCGTCAGCCCCCACATCACCGCGCCGTGCATCGCGCCGCCGCCCTTGTCGAGCACGCCCGCGGTGCGCGCGGCCACGAAGCCGCCGACGAACAGGGCAATGAGCGGGGCGATGATGCTCCAGATGCCCGTGCCGATGCCCGCCGAGCGCGCGCTGTCGGGGTTGCCGGGGTCCACCGAGGACAGGCCCAGCGCGAGGCCCAGCGAGTACAGGAGGAGGAGCACTCCCAGCGCGACGATGGTGCCTCCGAGGATGGCACCCCAGCTCAGCTTGAAGGGTGTCCCCGCGGTGGCGCCGATGACGCCAGGTTTTTCGTTCTCCACGATGGTGGTTGCCATGGGCCGGGCCTCCTGACACGGGCGAGCACCCCGGAATGGGGATGCTCGGGTCCGGACGAAAGATGGGCACTGTCAGGCCCCGGACGATTCCATGGGGTTGCACGCTCCCTCGGGGAGAGGGAGTCGGCGGGAGCTCACCGCAGGCCGAGTGCCTCGACGAGCTGGGCCTCGCGCGCCACGACGGGCGAGCGGGGCAGCGCCTCCACCGAGAAGGACTGCACCAGCGCCTCGAGCGTCCGAGGTGTCCCATCTCCCAGCCCGCTCCATGCGGCGAGCAGGCCCAGCACGCGCTCGGGCGCGAGTCCCCGCTCGCGCAGCTCCGCGAGCGCGAAGGCCCCCTCGCGCTTGGCCAGGCGCTTGCCGTCCTCACCCATCACCAGGGGGACATGGAGGAAGCCGGGCGCCTGGGCGCCGAGGGCGTCGTAGAGCTGGAGCTGACGCGGCGTGGAGGAGAGCAGGTCATCGCCCCGCAGCACGTGGGAGATGTGCGTGGCCGCATCGTCGACGACGACGGCGAGCTGATAGCTGGCGACGCCGTCGTTGCGGCGCACCACGAAGTCGCCCACCACGGCCTCGACGTCCTGGGTGTGGGGGCCCATCAGCGCATCGACGAAGGAGACCTCACCGGGGCGCGCGCGGAAGCGCCAGGCGGGAGGCCGCGTCTTCGCGCGCTCCGCCTGCTGCTCGCGCGTGAGGTGCGCGCAGGTGCCGGGGTAGCGAGGCCCTTCCTCGGAGAGCCCATGCGGCGCGCTGGCGGCGCGAGCAATCTCCGCGCGCGTGCAGAAGCACGGATAGACGAGCCCCTCGCGCTCCAGCGTGGAGAGCGCCTCGCGGTAGGCGTCGTCGCGCTGGCTCTGGACGAGCGGCGTCTCATCCCAGTCGAGCCCGAGCCAGCGCAAGTCCTTCATCAAGTCGTCGACGTACGGGGGCTTGCAGCGCGCGCGGTCCAGGTCCTCGATGCGCAGGA
Encoded here:
- a CDS encoding tRNA-(ms[2]io[6]A)-hydroxylase — translated: MSSRPTPSRRPLSGEGPVILHSATDPRWLPLALEHFDAVLVDHAHCEKKAAANALSLLQAYPDLPGLPAQMARLAREESAHLARVLELMDARGLTLTKDSGDPYAQGLQKLVRTPAQERRMDRLLVAAVIEARSCERLSLLAEGLTDPALARFYGELAQSEDGHQSLFFRLAVTAAGGDDTGVRERLEWMLEHEARVLEEVGLRAAIH
- a CDS encoding GNAT family N-acetyltransferase, giving the protein MPVSVEQLGPQDADALRALLSKDPVHNLYLLGLLEEFGIAARGRVPFAFYGRFDDQQLTAAVFVGGDGGLVVPSASDASATSVIADALASTLRLRATVGDKSSVDALLRSLSPGKPRLSRTQRLFAVSADDLGPFTNPLLRLAREEDLPKLVPLAQGYVREALERDPLSEDPLGYEARVIQRVRQRRTYVLEENNALVLKLDIGSRSQYGAELEGLYTLPSERGKGHATLCLGQISRHLLSSLPRLTMRIDERDESTARIARKVGYLAGRTWRMVLVE
- a CDS encoding AgmX/PglI C-terminal domain-containing protein, with the protein product MPRRPLIRWVAIPLFCLGLLLLIAAVSWWFTRTSEPLVEAEPPHEAPSPPDRPSAPVVPPPAFPSPLSAVPVPPDPDRPEARRIVPSVEPLIEAYEGDFRPEDVRAAIQAVTPLVQQCFEDAAQRNRGLQSVKLRFNVESRGGGRGQMNRGEVLVSTIPDPMVQACVVDSLLDIDFPTPSRGGRAQVVYPFVFGEPGETGR
- a CDS encoding patatin-like phospholipase family protein; the encoded protein is MNPSRTYLLCLAAMAALSSGCFLRTGYVLEALNAPSEPKTPPLPISVRERVARLTRSHLMDAYADPAAVARWMSAMGSAPQPVVEQLECLRANAGGSNATCYDSFLKKTLGGGTWGLPAAPSTVDASAPTAAEVDAQRFLANALGIASSLVALGDSLSDPLNPHHVTQGLREGAESTAQYISARRWSRKLGRPSNAVVLSGGGANGAFSAGAMWRLLGILESCRGKAAPEGCGDARIDLAAGTSTGALISTLVDLFHTPGQEQKARDVLIDNYTCSVESDLYCVNSTWVWRIASDLKGLVRFDGIQDKLRAAVVPAQLTNGTELVAVSVDFNTGDVHGISDQDPATFPPTATDAQKVDGLINAVLASIVEPVLAEPVPWVPSREGKLEGTFLDGGVRSGLPLLQAVQRGAERVLILSTRGLQTEPSPPPENAVSTLMRTIDLFVAQPFVGEVQQAELAAVGRRFAEYNVCTLRLAQVEDASAVPAYCQRTGQGFVPVEPKSLRAATSMWMGPAHFAQVASSWRAAWMFRPESALATASGYSFSPKVMRPLFKDGVKTLQQRCSEVLRLFEIHGTLAQEECARSVDEVVQEAESLFAPEGQCTGGKPSQRSCD
- the gluQRS gene encoding tRNA glutamyl-Q(34) synthetase GluQRS, translated to MSDFRGRFAPSPTGRMHLGNIRSALLGWLQARAAQGRFLLRIEDLDRARCKPPYVDDLMKDLRWLGLDWDETPLVQSQRDDAYREALSTLEREGLVYPCFCTRAEIARAASAPHGLSEEGPRYPGTCAHLTREQQAERAKTRPPAWRFRARPGEVSFVDALMGPHTQDVEAVVGDFVVRRNDGVASYQLAVVVDDAATHISHVLRGDDLLSSTPRQLQLYDALGAQAPGFLHVPLVMGEDGKRLAKREGAFALAELRERGLAPERVLGLLAAWSGLGDGTPRTLEALVQSFSVEALPRSPVVAREAQLVEALGLR